A stretch of Komagataella phaffii GS115 chromosome 2, complete sequence DNA encodes these proteins:
- a CDS encoding Essential iron-sulfur protein required for ribosome biogenesis and translation initiation has protein sequence MSEKNTRIAIVSDDRCKPKKCRQECRKSCPVVKTGKLCIEVEAYSKIAFISETLCIGCGICVKKCPFGAINIINLPTNLEKEVTHRYSANSFKLHRLPTPRPGQVLGLVGTNGIGKSTALKILAGKQKPNLGRYDAPPDWEEILKYFRGSELQNYFTKVLEDNIKAIIKPQYVDNLPRAIKGPVNKVGELLKAKLERKEEGKHIIQVLELKHVLNREVAKLSGGELQRFAIGMTCVQDANVYMFDEPSSYLDVKQRLNAAQIIRSLLHATCYVIVVEHDLSVLDYLSDFVCILYGVPSVYGVVTLPASVREGINIFLDGHIPTENLRFRTESLKFKLTDASDSVLIEQSRAFEYPKMVKTQGDFKLTVNAGDFSDSEIIVMMGENGTGKTTLCKLLAGAIEGDEGTKVPKLNVSMKPQKIAPKFTGTVRQLFLKKIRSSFLHPQFNTDVMKPLKVDDVIDQEVQHLSGGELQRVAIVLALGKEADIYLIDEPSAYLDSEQRIICSKVIRRFILHSKKTAFIVEHDFIMATYLADKVMVFEGQPSKNAVANRPETLLTGCNRFLKNLNVTFRRDPNSFRPRINKLDSQMDREQKLSGNYFFLENTEL, from the coding sequence ATGAGTGAGAAAAACACACGTATTGCCATTGTTTCAGACGATAGATGCAAACCTAAGAAATGTCGTCAGGAATGCAGAAAATCCTGTCCTGTTGTTAAGACAGGAAAGCTTTgtattgaagttgaagcATACTCCAAAATTGCCTTCATCAGTGAGACTCTGTGTATAGGTTGTGGTATTTGTGTGAAAAAGTGTCCATTTGGAGCAATTAACATTATCAATCTGCCCACTAACTTGGAGAAGGAGGTCACCCACAGATACAGTGCCAACTCATTCAAATTGCACAGATTGCCAACACCTAGGCCAGGTCAAGTCCTAGGTCTTGTTGGAACCAATGGTATTGGGAAATCCACCGCATTGAAAATTCTTGCAGGTAAGCAGAAACCAAATTTAGGTAGATACGACGCGCCACCTGACTGGGaagaaattttgaaatacttcAGAGGAAGTGAATTGCAAAATTATTTTACCAAAGTTTTGGAGGACAATATTAAAGCAATTATTAAGCCTCAATATGTTGACAACCTTCCAAGGGCAATCAAAGGTCCTGTTAATAAGGTTGGTGAGCTTTTGAAAGCCAAACtggaaagaaaggaagaggGAAAGCATATCatccaagttttggaattgAAACACGTATTGAACAGAGAAGTCGCTAAGCTTTCTGGTGGTGagcttcaaagatttgCAATTGGTATGACTTGTGTCCAAGATGCTAATGTGTACATGTTTGATGAACCTTCATCCTATTTGGATGTTAAGCAACGTTTGAATGCTGCTCAGATTATTAGATCTTTGTTGCATGCCACCTGTTAtgttattgttgttgaGCACGATCTGTCTGTTTTGGATTATctttctgattttgtttgTATTTTGTATGGTGTACCATCGGTTTACGGTGTTGTCACTTTGCCAGCCTCTGTCAGAGAAGGTATCAATATTTTCCTTGATGGTCATATCCCTACCGAGAATTTGAGGTTCAGAACTGAGTCTTTAAAATTCAAACTTACAGATGCTTCGGACTCTGTATTAATTGAACAAAGTAGAGCTTTTGAATACCCCAAAATGGTTAAGACTCAAGGTGATTTCAAGTTAACCGTCAACGCTGGTGACTTCTCAGACTCGGAAATTATTGTGATGATGGGTGAAAATGGTACCGGTAAGACCACTTTATGTAAGCTGTTAGCTGGTGCCATTGAAGGTGATGAAGGCACCAAGGTACCCAAATTGAATGTTTCTATGAAGCCCCAAAAGATTGCTCCAAAATTCACAGGAACAGTTAGACAactgttcttgaaaaagattaGATCATCTTTCTTACATCCACAATTCAACACCGATGTGATGAAACCTTTAAAAGTTGACGATGTCATTGATCAAGAAGTCCAGCATTTGTCTGGTGGTGAATTGCAAAGAGTTGCCATCGTCTTAGCTTTAGGAAAAGAGGCAGACATCTACTTGATTGACGAGCCATCTGCTTACTTGGACTCTGAACAGCGTATTATCTGTTCGAAGGTTATTAGAAGATTCATCCTGcattccaagaaaactgcTTTCATTGTGGAACACGATTTCATCATGGCCACATACTTAGCCGATAAAGTGATGGTATTTGAAGGTCAGCCTTCCAAGAATGCTGTTGCTAACCGCCCAGAAACCCTTTTGACTGGTTGTAACAGGTTCTTGAAAAACCTGAACGTCACTTTCAGAAGAGATCCAAACTCTTTTAGACCCAGAATCAACAAACTGGACTCCCAGATGGATAGAGAGCAAAAACTGAGTGGTAATTACTTCTTCCTTGAGAACACTGAGTTATAA
- a CDS encoding Poly(A) binding protein, part of the 3'-end RNA-processing complex, mediates interactions between th, with protein MSVDTKEVQESLDQLNISESPATAVTEETPATSTEAAEESNESSTQASETLASLYVGELDPTVTESDLYEFFSPIGSVNSIRVCRDAVTKRSLGYGYVNFHSQAAGERALEELNYAEIKGVRCRLMWSQRDPSLRRSGSGNIFIKNLDPAIENKTLHDTFSSFGKVLSCKVATDENGNSKGFGFVHYESDEAAQAAIENINGMLLNGREIYVGPHLAKKDRESRFQEMIKNYTNVFVKNFDTESTEDELRELFESYGPITSIHLQVDSEGHNKGFGFVNFAEHDDAVKAVEALNDKEYKGKPLYVGRAQKKNERVHELTKKYEADRLEKLQKYQSVNLFIKNLDESIDDARLEEEFKPFGTITSAKVMLDENGKSRGFGFVCLSTPEEATKAISEMNQRMVANKPLYVALAQPKAIRRSQLAQQIQARNQMRMQQQAGPGIPNQFVQPIFYGQQPGMLPPGARVPPMGNQIPQFAGMPRPGPFPQGQFPRMAPNGQPMPVYGQPVFNGNGPQQRGYYPNNRQNKNRNQKEEGNSLAAILPQLPLEQQKRVLGEELYPKVVATNKTQDPEAAGKITGMILDLDNQEILQLLEDEELFNTHFNEALQAYEEYKSKTVEQQQQADAQAN; from the coding sequence atgtcTGTCGATACCAAGGAAGTTCAAGAATCCCTTGATCAACTTAACATTTCAGAATCACCAGCTACTGCTGTGACTGAAGAGACTCCAGCTACCTCTACCGAGGCCGCTGAAGAGTCCAACGAGTCATCGACTCAAGCTTCCGAGACCTTGGCTTCATTGTATGTTGGTGAGCTGGACCCTACCGTTACTGAGAGTGACTTGTATGAGTTCTTCTCTCCAATCGGTAGTGTTAATTCCATCCGTGTGTGTCGTGATGCAGTCACCAAGCGTTCGTTGGGTTATGGATACGTTAACTTTCACAGCCAAGCTGCCGGCGAGCGTGCCTTGGAGGAGCTGAACTACGCTGAGATCAAAGGTGTCCGTTGTAGATTGATGTGGTCTCAACGTGACCCTTCCTTGCGTCGTAGTGGTTCCGGTAacatcttcatcaagaacttAGACCCTGCTATTGAGAACAAGACTTTGCACGATACTTTCtcctcttttggaaaagttttGTCCTGTAAGGTTGCCACTGATGAGAATGGAAACTCAAAGGGATTCGGATTCGTTCATTACGAAAGCGATGAAGCAGCTCAAGCTGCCATTGAGAACATCAACGGTATGCTGTTGAATGGTCGTGAAATCTACGTTGGACCTCACTTGGCCAAGAAGGACCGTGAATCTAGATTCCAGGAGATGATCAAGAACTACACCAATGTCTTCGTCAAGAACTTTGACACTGAGTCCACTGAGGATGAACTGAGAGAGCTGTTTGAGTCATACGGTCCAATCACTTCGATCCACTTGCAAGTTGATTCTGAGGGTCACAACAAGGGTTTTGGTTTCGTCAACTTTGCTGAACACGACGATGCTGTTAAGGCCGTTGAAGCCTTGAACGACAAGGAGTACAAGGGCAAGCCATTGTACGTTGGACGTGCTCAGAAGAAAAACGAGAGAGTCCACGAACTTACCAAGAAGTACGAGGCTGATCgtcttgaaaaattgcaaaagtATCAATCAGTTAACTTGttcatcaagaacttggaTGAGTCCATTGATGATGCCCGTCTTGAGGAAGAGTTCAAACCATTTGGAACCATCACCTCTGCCAAGGTCATGTTGGACGAAAATGGAAAATCTAGAGGTTTCGGTTTCGTTTGTCTCTCTACTCCAGAGGAAGCCACTAAGGCTATCAGTGAGATGAACCAACGTATGGTTGCCAACAAGCCATTATACGTTGCTTTGGCTCAACCAAAAGCCATCAGACGCTCTCAATTGGCTCAGCAGATCCAAGCTAGAAACCAAATGAGAATGCAACAACAAGCTGGTCCAGGTATACCAAACCAGTTCGTTCAACCTATCTTTTACGGGCAACAGCCAGGTATGTTGCCACCAGGTGCTAGAGTCCCACCAATGGGTAACCAGATTCCTCAATTTGCTGGTATGCCAAGACCAGGCCCATTTCCCCAAGGCCAATTCCCTAGAATGGCTCCTAACGGTCAGCCAATGCCTGTGTATGGCCAACCTGTATTCAACGGTAACGGTCCTCAGCAGCGTGGCTACTACCCAAACAACAGACAGAACAAGAACAGGAATCAAAAGGAGGAAGGAAACTCTTTGGCTGCAATCTTGCCTCAGTTGCCATTAGAGCAACAAAAGAGAGTACTGGGTGAGGAGCTTTATCCAAAGGTTGTTGCTACTAACAAGACCCAAGATCCAGAAGCTGCAGGTAAAATCACTGGTATGATCTTGGATTTGGACAACCAAGAAATTTTGCAActgttggaagatgaagaacttttcaacaCTCATTTCAACGAAGCTCTCCAAGCTTACGAGGAGTACAAGAGTAAGACTGTTgaacagcaacagcaagCGGATGCACAAGCAAACTAG
- a CDS encoding Shared subunit of DNA polymerase (II) epsilon and of ISW2/yCHRAC chromatin accessibility complex — protein sequence MPAKGWKKTSDGSFTPKGPAAKQDKESENISIENLLFPKATIGKLAKSVLQGDENESNMILSKDGLTAVQRSAVVFVSYLYHHAREVSKDQNRKTVNVQDILKALENTEFSALIPTVQEELISFNQRKEAKKLKNEKDKDQEVEEEGDDEKYEANKKLKIVEGAVDASSVHASQEPTAEEVADDDEATEDATEEASEEVYNLVESSDEEVPEAPDVIDTIDRDPLNGVEEHSETNAEGSLHEEDEQ from the exons atgccAGCCAAGGGATGGAAGAAAACCTCTGATGGCTCCTTTACTCCTAAAGGGCCGGCAGCAAAACAAGATAAGGAGTCTGAAAATATATCGATTGAG AACTTATTATTTCCCAAAGCTACAATCGGCAAGCTCGCAAAATCTGTCCTTCAGGGGGATGAGAATGAGAGCAATAtgattctttccaaagatggACTCACTGCAGTGCAAAGATCAGCAGTTGTGTTTGTATCTTACCTTTACCATCATGCCAGAGAAGTCAGTAAGGACCAAAACCGTAAAACAGTCAACGTGCAAGATATACTCAAGGCTCTTGAAAATACTGAGTTCAGTGCTCTCATTCCTACTGTTCAAGAAGAGTTGATATCGTTTAATCAGAGgaaagaagcaaagaaattaaaGAATGAAAAGGATAAGGATCAAGAGGTGGAGGAAGAAGGCGACGATGAAAAGTACGAAGcaaacaaaaaattgaaaattgtaGAAGGCGCAGTGGATGCATCTTCTGTCCATGCGTCTCAAGAACCTACCGCAGAAGAAGTTGCAGATGACGATGAAGCCACTGAAGATGCTACCGAAGAGGCCAGTGAAGAGGTTTACAACCTGGTTGAAAGctcagatgaagaagtgCCCGAAGCGCCCGACGTAATAGATACAATTGATAGAGATCCCCTAAATGGCGTGGAAGAACATTCAGAGACCAATGCGGAGGGAAGCCTTcacgaagaagatgaacaATAG